The Escherichia fergusonii ATCC 35469 genome contains a region encoding:
- the brxC gene encoding BREX system P-loop protein BrxC gives MKIEQIFSKKLTRDINGVVKAEQKDNDSVYVELDEYVVTRELDRHFRAFFEAYVPSVEKSHGDMSGKIGVWISGFFGSGKSHFLKILSYLLENKSVEKDGQGRQAFEFFKDKINDAMLLADIQKAVTKDTDVILFNIDSRANTDDRENAILKVFLKVFNERVGYCADFPHIAHLERELDKRNQYASFKDKFAELTQSTWEKERDAYDFYRDELSEALAHASEQSLESAKAWVEQVENNFPLDIRNFCKWVNEYLDRTGDRNLLFLVDEVGQFIGKNTQMMLKLQTITEDLGTYCGGRAWVVVTSQADIDAAIGGMDKRDGEDFSKIQGRFSTRLQLSSSNTSEVIQKRLLSKTEEARTHLIDVFAEKGDILRNQLTFDKTTTASLKGYTDAPSFVDNYPFVPYHYTLVQKVFESIRTKGATGKHLAMGERSLLDAFQSAAKQMKDSGLDVLIPFYSFYAPIESFLEPAVKRTIDQACELDSLTEFDGKILKTLFLIRYVDVVKSTLDNLVTLSIDRIDADKIALRKQIEESLNRLERQLLIARNGDEFIFLTNEEKEIENEIRHTDVEMSEVSSKLSAIVFDGILKGNRAYRYPINKQDFAVSRFCNGHPKDGTTLEDLVIKVISPLDSHFENYAHDQACINHTLEADGCVLVKLGEHKRLWDELTTFIKTDRFLKQNSGQRPEQEHLLREKQMENMEREKRLRTDFEALFAEADVYAIGTKLPKKSATPSAIVEEAYKYVIENTFAKLNMLKATPGEVLRELQAVLVADDIAQIGRDLQADECNPEATREVEQYVTLKVERNEPVYLRDIVAHFGKRPYGWPDNEILLLTARLGLAGKLSFSTQGTDLALKKAYEPFTSVRKRGEIRVHKIRQHDERQIKKAAGLVKEIFSKTFTGSGEKELYELVRDELLAWNEKLKSFRTKSQTGHFPGKSQIDDGLALVAGILEQTSSFALITRFLEDADALEEFAEDFEDLDDFYNSQFQTWQALAGALNEKFKANRPALEKDSEALKALTELERIYNMPSPYEQLRHINPLIEQVAKVNSTLVEEKRTHALERVDLRIGRVKEALAEAHAPSELQNQALRPLQMCRQRIEETSSIPQIISEQTEAEGYEDEAYELLNGFIEDQRKKAEAEQRRRELEQQTREEEAAKAGKAAPAPEPASEPVQPQPVAKRTVTINSTDAMAKSVTTGFIESEAEVDAYLAALREQLIAAVKAGDRVRIK, from the coding sequence ATGAAAATTGAACAGATTTTTTCCAAGAAGTTGACGCGTGACATTAATGGCGTTGTTAAAGCGGAACAGAAAGACAATGACAGTGTGTATGTCGAGCTTGATGAGTATGTTGTTACCCGAGAGCTAGATCGTCACTTTCGTGCATTTTTTGAGGCTTATGTACCCTCTGTTGAGAAAAGCCACGGTGATATGTCAGGTAAAATTGGCGTATGGATTTCTGGCTTCTTTGGCTCGGGTAAATCGCACTTCCTGAAAATTTTATCTTATTTGCTTGAGAATAAATCTGTTGAAAAAGATGGCCAAGGCCGACAAGCGTTTGAGTTTTTCAAAGACAAAATCAACGACGCCATGCTGTTGGCGGACATCCAAAAAGCGGTTACCAAAGACACTGATGTTATTCTTTTTAACATCGATTCGCGAGCCAATACGGACGACCGAGAAAATGCCATTCTTAAGGTCTTCCTCAAAGTCTTTAATGAGCGTGTAGGATACTGCGCTGACTTTCCTCATATTGCGCACTTAGAACGCGAGCTTGATAAACGTAATCAATACGCATCTTTCAAGGACAAATTTGCTGAGTTGACTCAATCAACTTGGGAAAAGGAGCGTGACGCCTATGACTTCTATCGAGACGAACTTTCAGAAGCACTCGCTCATGCCAGTGAGCAATCATTAGAGTCTGCCAAAGCGTGGGTTGAGCAGGTTGAAAACAATTTCCCGCTAGATATCCGAAACTTCTGTAAGTGGGTTAATGAATACTTAGATCGCACTGGGGATCGTAACCTTCTTTTCTTAGTCGATGAAGTCGGTCAGTTTATCGGTAAGAACACACAAATGATGTTGAAGCTTCAGACCATTACTGAAGATCTTGGCACATATTGTGGTGGCAGAGCTTGGGTCGTTGTTACCTCTCAGGCAGACATTGATGCTGCCATTGGTGGTATGGATAAGCGCGATGGCGAGGACTTCTCTAAAATTCAAGGGCGTTTTAGTACCCGCTTACAGCTGTCGAGCTCGAATACCTCGGAAGTTATTCAAAAGCGATTGTTGTCCAAAACGGAAGAAGCTCGTACACACCTCATCGATGTCTTTGCTGAAAAGGGCGACATTCTTCGTAACCAGCTGACATTTGATAAAACGACAACCGCGTCTCTAAAGGGCTACACCGATGCTCCGTCTTTCGTGGACAACTATCCGTTTGTGCCTTACCACTACACGCTGGTTCAAAAAGTGTTTGAGTCAATTCGAACAAAAGGCGCGACGGGTAAGCACTTAGCCATGGGTGAGCGTTCATTACTTGATGCTTTCCAATCAGCTGCAAAACAGATGAAGGACTCTGGCCTTGATGTGTTAATCCCGTTTTATAGTTTCTACGCACCGATTGAAAGCTTTTTGGAGCCAGCGGTTAAGCGAACGATTGACCAAGCCTGTGAGTTGGATTCCTTAACAGAATTCGATGGCAAGATCCTAAAAACGCTTTTCTTGATCCGTTATGTGGACGTTGTCAAAAGCACACTAGACAACCTTGTGACGCTGTCAATTGATCGAATCGATGCCGATAAAATTGCGCTGCGTAAACAAATTGAAGAGAGCTTGAATCGTCTTGAACGCCAATTGCTGATTGCGCGTAATGGTGATGAGTTTATCTTCCTGACCAACGAAGAAAAAGAGATCGAAAACGAGATCCGCCACACTGACGTTGAAATGTCAGAGGTCTCGAGCAAGCTTTCAGCCATCGTATTTGACGGTATTTTGAAAGGTAATCGTGCCTATCGATACCCGATTAATAAGCAAGACTTTGCGGTGAGCCGTTTTTGCAATGGTCATCCAAAAGATGGCACCACGCTGGAAGACCTAGTCATTAAAGTCATTTCACCTTTGGATTCGCACTTTGAAAATTACGCCCACGATCAAGCGTGCATCAATCATACGCTTGAGGCTGATGGGTGCGTGCTCGTCAAGCTGGGCGAACATAAGCGTCTTTGGGATGAGCTGACAACCTTTATAAAAACTGACCGATTCTTAAAACAAAATTCAGGACAGCGACCAGAGCAAGAACACCTTCTCCGCGAAAAGCAGATGGAAAATATGGAGCGTGAAAAACGCTTAAGAACGGATTTTGAAGCTTTGTTTGCCGAGGCTGACGTTTACGCTATCGGCACAAAACTGCCGAAGAAATCAGCAACGCCAAGTGCCATCGTCGAAGAAGCATACAAATACGTTATCGAAAATACCTTCGCTAAATTGAACATGCTCAAGGCAACGCCTGGTGAAGTTTTGCGTGAGCTACAGGCCGTTCTTGTTGCTGATGATATTGCTCAGATTGGACGGGATCTTCAAGCGGATGAATGTAACCCAGAAGCTACGCGTGAGGTTGAGCAGTACGTAACGCTAAAAGTCGAGCGTAATGAGCCTGTTTACTTACGTGACATCGTTGCCCACTTCGGCAAGCGCCCGTATGGCTGGCCAGACAATGAAATCTTATTGCTCACTGCAAGGCTGGGCTTGGCTGGAAAGTTATCTTTTAGTACCCAAGGCACAGATCTGGCGTTGAAAAAAGCTTACGAGCCGTTTACCAGCGTGCGTAAACGCGGTGAGATCCGTGTACATAAAATCAGGCAACATGACGAGCGCCAAATCAAAAAGGCTGCTGGTCTTGTTAAAGAGATCTTTTCAAAAACCTTTACCGGCTCTGGTGAAAAGGAGCTCTACGAATTAGTGCGCGATGAATTACTGGCTTGGAATGAAAAGCTTAAATCATTCAGAACCAAGTCACAGACAGGCCATTTCCCAGGTAAATCTCAAATTGACGATGGTCTTGCATTGGTCGCGGGTATTCTTGAGCAAACTTCAAGCTTCGCTCTTATCACCCGATTCTTAGAAGACGCTGATGCCCTTGAAGAGTTTGCTGAGGACTTTGAGGATCTTGATGACTTCTACAATAGCCAATTTCAAACTTGGCAAGCCCTTGCTGGCGCATTGAACGAGAAGTTTAAGGCCAATAGACCTGCGTTAGAAAAAGACAGTGAAGCATTAAAAGCGCTCACTGAATTAGAACGCATTTACAATATGCCCTCACCGTATGAGCAGCTGCGCCACATTAATCCGCTTATCGAGCAGGTGGCAAAAGTTAACTCAACATTGGTTGAAGAAAAACGCACTCATGCCTTAGAGCGTGTTGATCTGCGCATCGGACGTGTAAAAGAAGCGCTAGCTGAAGCTCATGCACCGTCTGAATTACAGAACCAAGCACTGCGCCCGTTACAAATGTGCAGACAGCGCATTGAAGAGACCTCTTCAATACCACAAATTATCAGTGAGCAAACTGAAGCGGAAGGTTACGAGGACGAAGCTTATGAGTTGCTGAATGGCTTTATCGAAGATCAACGCAAAAAAGCTGAAGCTGAGCAAAGACGTCGTGAACTCGAACAGCAGACACGCGAAGAGGAAGCAGCGAAAGCCGGTAAAGCAGCTCCAGCACCTGAGCCAGCCTCTGAACCAGTGCAGCCACAGCCGGTTGCAAAACGTACCGTAACGATTAACTCAACCGATGCCATGGCTAAGTCAGTAACAACCGGATTCATTGAAAGTGAAGCCGAAGTTGATGCCTATCTTGCCGCTTTAAGAGAGCAGCTGATTGCTGCGGTCAAAGCTGGCGACCGAGTAAGAATTAAGTAA
- the pglX gene encoding BREX-1 system adenine-specific DNA-methyltransferase PglX has product MNTNNMKKYAPKARREFMDAVAKRLNTFGITANKKGELQIAEANLQGSVLQIAGNSFDGKLAEPRKRIVARSQKLGYAQLIEQVAYTWFNRLCAIRYMEIHDYLGHGFRVLSHPDNPKGFEIIDHAQDAADELGLDRARIVELKLAGNKDEELYRELLLGQCHKLHEAMPFLFDALDDETELLLPDNLTRTDSILRGLVDGIPEEDWQQVEVIGWLYQFYISEKKDQVMGKVVKSEDIPAATQLFTPNWIVKYLVQNSVGRQWLQTYPDSAIKTQMEYYIEPAEQSDEVNQQLKAITPESIEPETIKVLDPACGSGHILIEAYNVLKAIYEERGFRSRDIPKMILENNLYGLDIDDRAAQLSGFALMMMARDDDKRIFTRNVRLNVLSLQESNHLDLPTLWKALNLSGSWQSGTSQGLFSDDDQDLSSFNADNRYQLLKRTLARFTQAKTFGSLIDVPSDDHEQLKEILSTLVELQESGDSMQKPAAKQLIEFVHQALVLSIRYDAVIANPPYMGSKYQTAEVKMFLKDNFKGYEKDLFSAYIVRNLQLAKEHGQLGFMTPFVWMFISSYEQLRSTLIDDEIISTLIQLEYSGFDGATVPICTFTLTKGHIPEYIGSYIRLSDFKGAANQAPKTLQAIKNPECGWFYKAKSDDFKKIPGSPIAYWASSLQFSMFDSHPLLTSIANVAEGTTTGDVNRFLKMWHEIDVNGLGIGFDSRERAKDSGKKWFPYNKGGEYRKWFGNNDYVVNWAEDGKELRQYQGSFLRGEKFYFKAGLTWSKVSSGILSFRLFDEGFLFDTGGLCAFSDNIEYIAAILNSKVSLDIMSILAPTLNFTVGTVSSLPIVEGIPRLTENANRLKRLSKSDWDSYETSWDFTKHPLLSHTSLLIKDSYSRLLLENSQSLKEYREIEEYNNKVIAEAYGITSDALTIADHEITLFSSFGYRYGPDRAVNGEFLYRSDVVAELISYSIGAMLGRYSIDSKGVVYAHTANEGFEQLVAEGAYKTFPADEDGIIPLTDQEWFKDDATNRFREFVQVVWGDDHLQENLDFVAESLCLNAIKPKKSESALETIRRYLSTQFYKDHLKTYKKRPIYWLFSSGKQKAFECLVYLHRYNEGTLSRMRTEYVTPLLGKYDAYAEQLEKQIETADSTSEANRFKKELDALIKKQVELREFDDKLKHYADMRISLDLDDGVKVNYGKFGDLLADVKAITGSAPEVN; this is encoded by the coding sequence ATGAATACGAACAACATGAAAAAATACGCACCAAAAGCGCGCCGCGAATTTATGGATGCGGTAGCTAAACGATTAAATACCTTTGGTATCACCGCGAATAAAAAGGGCGAGCTACAAATTGCAGAAGCGAATCTACAAGGTTCTGTGCTTCAAATCGCCGGTAACAGTTTTGACGGTAAACTGGCCGAGCCCAGAAAACGCATAGTAGCCAGAAGCCAGAAACTGGGGTATGCACAACTTATTGAACAAGTAGCTTATACCTGGTTCAACCGTCTGTGTGCTATTCGCTATATGGAAATCCATGACTATCTAGGCCACGGTTTTCGTGTTTTGTCGCACCCAGACAACCCTAAAGGCTTTGAAATTATCGACCATGCCCAAGACGCTGCGGATGAACTCGGATTAGATAGAGCTCGCATTGTTGAACTCAAGCTTGCGGGCAACAAAGACGAAGAGCTGTATCGTGAACTGCTGTTAGGCCAGTGCCATAAGCTTCATGAGGCGATGCCTTTCTTATTTGACGCATTGGACGATGAAACTGAGCTTCTTCTACCAGACAACCTAACGCGTACCGACTCAATTCTGCGTGGATTGGTAGACGGCATCCCTGAAGAGGACTGGCAACAGGTAGAAGTGATTGGTTGGCTTTACCAATTCTACATCTCTGAAAAGAAAGATCAGGTAATGGGTAAGGTGGTCAAGAGTGAAGACATCCCTGCCGCCACCCAGCTATTTACACCCAACTGGATTGTGAAGTACCTAGTACAAAACTCAGTCGGTCGTCAATGGCTGCAAACCTACCCAGACTCTGCCATTAAAACGCAGATGGAATACTACATTGAGCCTGCTGAACAATCTGACGAAGTTAACCAACAGCTAAAGGCTATTACGCCAGAATCTATTGAACCTGAAACCATCAAAGTACTTGACCCTGCTTGTGGTTCGGGCCACATATTGATTGAAGCCTATAACGTGTTAAAAGCCATCTACGAAGAGCGTGGTTTCCGCTCTCGTGACATTCCAAAGATGATTCTGGAGAATAACCTCTACGGCCTGGACATAGATGATCGTGCAGCGCAGCTATCTGGCTTTGCGCTGATGATGATGGCCAGAGATGACGATAAGCGTATTTTTACCCGTAACGTGCGACTTAATGTACTGTCATTGCAGGAAAGTAACCATCTTGACCTGCCGACCTTATGGAAAGCACTCAATCTATCGGGAAGTTGGCAAAGCGGCACATCACAAGGCTTGTTCTCAGATGATGATCAAGATTTAAGCTCGTTCAATGCAGACAACCGCTACCAACTGCTGAAGCGAACGTTGGCAAGATTTACTCAGGCCAAAACCTTTGGTTCTTTGATTGATGTACCTAGCGATGACCATGAACAGCTAAAAGAAATACTTAGCACTCTAGTCGAGCTACAAGAGTCAGGCGACTCAATGCAGAAGCCTGCGGCGAAGCAGTTGATTGAATTTGTTCATCAGGCATTGGTACTGTCGATTCGTTACGATGCTGTTATTGCGAATCCCCCTTATATGGGAAGCAAATACCAAACGGCTGAAGTTAAGATGTTTTTAAAAGATAACTTTAAAGGTTATGAAAAGGATTTATTTTCAGCCTATATAGTTCGAAATCTACAACTTGCTAAAGAGCATGGCCAGCTTGGGTTTATGACGCCTTTTGTATGGATGTTTATTTCAAGCTACGAACAACTAAGAAGCACTTTAATTGATGATGAAATTATCTCAACGCTAATCCAGTTAGAGTATTCCGGTTTTGACGGCGCAACAGTGCCTATTTGTACCTTTACACTAACTAAAGGTCATATTCCTGAATATATCGGTTCATATATACGATTGTCGGATTTTAAAGGTGCTGCAAACCAAGCACCTAAAACGCTCCAAGCAATAAAAAATCCCGAATGTGGCTGGTTTTACAAGGCTAAGTCAGATGATTTCAAAAAGATCCCCGGAAGCCCAATTGCTTATTGGGCGTCTAGCTTACAATTCTCAATGTTCGATTCACACCCGTTGCTTACAAGCATCGCTAATGTTGCTGAAGGGACTACTACTGGTGATGTAAATAGATTCCTAAAGATGTGGCATGAAATAGATGTCAATGGCTTAGGTATAGGTTTTGATAGTCGAGAAAGAGCAAAGGATTCTGGAAAGAAATGGTTTCCATACAATAAAGGAGGGGAATATAGAAAATGGTTTGGAAACAACGATTATGTTGTTAATTGGGCTGAAGACGGTAAAGAATTAAGACAATATCAAGGTTCCTTTTTACGTGGTGAAAAATTCTATTTTAAAGCAGGTTTAACTTGGTCAAAGGTTTCAAGTGGGATCTTAAGCTTTCGCCTTTTTGATGAAGGTTTTTTGTTTGATACCGGAGGCTTATGTGCGTTCTCTGACAACATTGAGTACATTGCAGCAATATTGAACTCAAAAGTATCACTGGATATTATGAGTATTCTTGCTCCGACTCTAAATTTTACAGTTGGAACTGTATCTAGTTTACCTATAGTAGAAGGTATTCCGAGACTAACTGAAAATGCCAATAGACTAAAAAGACTTTCCAAGTCAGATTGGGATAGTTATGAAACATCATGGGATTTTACTAAACACCCGCTGTTGTCACATACATCACTATTGATAAAGGATTCATATAGCCGCTTATTGCTCGAAAATAGTCAATCTCTCAAAGAGTATAGAGAAATTGAAGAGTACAACAATAAGGTTATCGCTGAGGCTTATGGAATAACATCAGACGCTTTAACAATTGCTGATCATGAGATTACATTGTTTTCTTCTTTCGGTTATAGGTATGGTCCCGATCGCGCTGTTAACGGTGAATTTTTGTATAGATCTGATGTCGTCGCTGAACTTATTAGCTACTCAATAGGAGCGATGTTAGGGCGATATTCTATTGATAGTAAAGGAGTAGTCTATGCCCACACAGCAAACGAGGGCTTTGAACAGCTTGTTGCCGAAGGAGCTTACAAAACATTCCCAGCCGATGAAGATGGAATCATTCCGTTAACAGATCAAGAGTGGTTCAAAGACGATGCTACCAACCGGTTCCGTGAGTTTGTTCAAGTTGTTTGGGGTGATGATCATCTGCAAGAAAACTTGGATTTCGTCGCCGAATCACTATGTCTCAACGCCATTAAACCGAAAAAATCTGAATCAGCTCTGGAGACGATTCGCCGTTATTTATCGACTCAGTTCTATAAAGACCACCTGAAGACTTATAAAAAACGCCCTATTTATTGGCTGTTTAGCTCAGGCAAACAGAAGGCTTTTGAGTGCCTGGTGTATTTGCATCGCTACAACGAGGGCACGCTTTCGCGTATGCGTACCGAGTATGTCACCCCGCTACTAGGCAAATACGATGCTTATGCAGAGCAACTTGAGAAGCAGATTGAAACGGCCGACTCGACCAGTGAAGCAAACCGCTTCAAGAAAGAGTTGGATGCCTTAATCAAGAAACAGGTCGAACTACGAGAGTTTGATGACAAGCTAAAACACTATGCCGATATGCGTATTTCACTGGATCTGGATGATGGCGTGAAAGTGAATTACGGCAAGTTTGGTGATCTGTTGGCTGATGTTAAGGCCATTACCGGTTCGGCCCCGGAGGTTAACTAA
- a CDS encoding DUF262 domain-containing protein: MYQAGGTIRSLLDKVAEQEYLLPAIQREFVWRPEQICRLFDSLLQGYPFGTFLFWKIKPENRDSYQFYQFMQHYHERDNYHCENVTQLPEREFIAVLDGQQRITALNIGLRGSFAWKLTGKWWSNDDAFPVRRLHLNLLSKPDLETGSMYDFEFLTDDKASLDASEQYWFRVGRIMEEEEDALIDEVADDARLSSEQRKEARSTLRHLYRTIHDKDKISFYEESDQSLERVLNIFIRMNSGGTTLSYSDLLLSIAVAQWSSLDAREEIHALVDEMNRVGDGFNVSKDLVLKAGLMLSDIGSVGFKVENFNKENMAILEKNWTPIRDALLLSMQLLASFGFNAQNLRATSAILPLAYYLHHRKLTASYLSRVEYAVDRECIRNWLIRSLLKASGIWGSGLDTLLTMLRSDIKQSGDTGFPLAKIEATMQQRGKSLRFDPEEISELAQLDYGNPRTFALLTLLFPGFDFSRHFHVDHIYPKGLFTRNKLAKVGVPAEQLDELIEASNKLPNLQLLEGTINNQKRQKMPHEWYAQQWPDVNARQAHLQSQAITSLPEQLNQFMDFYRERQETLLARIRTALQPASSVETE, translated from the coding sequence ATGTATCAAGCGGGTGGAACAATAAGATCATTACTCGACAAGGTTGCTGAGCAGGAATACCTGTTACCGGCCATCCAGCGAGAGTTTGTATGGCGACCAGAACAGATCTGTCGTCTATTTGATAGCCTGTTGCAAGGTTACCCGTTTGGGACCTTTCTATTCTGGAAGATAAAACCAGAGAACCGGGATAGTTATCAGTTTTATCAGTTCATGCAGCATTACCATGAGCGCGATAACTACCATTGTGAAAATGTCACTCAGTTACCGGAACGTGAGTTCATTGCCGTCCTAGATGGACAGCAGCGGATTACCGCTTTGAACATCGGCCTGCGCGGTTCATTTGCGTGGAAGCTGACAGGTAAATGGTGGAGCAATGATGACGCCTTCCCAGTGCGCAGGCTTCACTTGAATCTGTTAAGCAAGCCCGACTTGGAAACTGGGTCGATGTATGACTTTGAGTTCCTAACCGACGATAAAGCCTCTTTGGATGCATCTGAACAATACTGGTTCCGTGTAGGCCGGATCATGGAAGAGGAAGAAGATGCACTTATCGATGAAGTTGCTGATGATGCTAGGTTGAGCTCGGAGCAACGCAAAGAGGCTCGCTCAACTCTTCGTCACTTGTATCGGACCATCCATGACAAAGACAAGATTTCGTTTTACGAAGAAAGTGATCAGAGCCTTGAACGTGTTCTGAATATCTTTATCCGCATGAATAGCGGCGGCACTACTTTGTCCTACTCAGACTTACTACTTTCAATAGCAGTAGCGCAGTGGAGCTCGTTAGATGCCCGTGAAGAAATTCATGCATTAGTGGATGAGATGAACCGTGTTGGTGATGGATTCAACGTATCAAAAGATCTCGTTTTAAAAGCAGGCTTAATGCTCTCTGACATCGGTAGCGTGGGCTTTAAGGTTGAGAACTTTAACAAGGAAAACATGGCGATTCTCGAAAAGAACTGGACGCCAATTCGTGATGCGTTATTGCTCTCAATGCAGTTGCTGGCAAGTTTTGGTTTTAATGCACAAAACCTCAGAGCAACAAGTGCCATCCTCCCGTTAGCCTATTACCTGCACCACCGAAAGTTAACGGCAAGCTACCTTTCTAGGGTTGAATATGCGGTCGATAGAGAATGCATCAGAAACTGGCTCATTAGGTCGTTGTTGAAAGCGTCAGGCATCTGGGGAAGTGGTTTGGATACCCTGCTTACTATGCTTCGCTCAGACATTAAACAATCGGGTGATACGGGTTTCCCGCTAGCGAAAATTGAAGCGACCATGCAACAGCGTGGTAAATCGTTGCGCTTTGACCCAGAGGAAATTAGTGAACTAGCGCAGTTGGATTATGGTAATCCGCGTACCTTTGCCTTGTTGACTTTGTTGTTCCCAGGATTCGATTTTTCACGACACTTTCATGTGGACCACATTTACCCCAAAGGTTTGTTTACGCGTAACAAGCTTGCAAAAGTTGGTGTCCCAGCTGAACAGCTAGATGAACTCATCGAGGCATCTAATAAGCTGCCAAACCTTCAACTGTTGGAAGGGACAATCAACAACCAGAAGCGGCAAAAAATGCCCCATGAATGGTATGCGCAGCAGTGGCCTGATGTGAATGCAAGACAAGCACATCTGCAATCGCAAGCCATAACATCATTACCTGAACAACTAAACCAGTTTATGGACTTTTACCGCGAGCGTCAGGAAACACTGCTTGCCCGCATTAGAACTGCATTACAACCCGCAAGCAGCGTAGAGACAGAATAA